Proteins encoded in a region of the Streptomyces sp. NBC_00258 genome:
- a CDS encoding nucleotide pyrophosphohydrolase, translating into MTELDVAMLQRRLTEFAAARNWQQYHTPKNLVAALSVEASELVEIFQWLTPEESARVMEDPERAPRVTDEVADVLAYLLQVCEVLGIDVLEALDAKIDRNERRFPVGEGS; encoded by the coding sequence GTGACCGAACTTGATGTGGCGATGTTGCAGCGCAGGCTGACCGAGTTCGCGGCGGCGCGGAACTGGCAGCAGTACCACACGCCCAAGAACCTCGTGGCCGCGCTCAGCGTGGAGGCGTCCGAACTCGTCGAGATCTTCCAGTGGTTGACGCCCGAGGAGTCGGCCCGGGTGATGGAGGACCCGGAGCGGGCTCCTCGTGTGACGGACGAAGTCGCCGACGTGCTCGCGTACTTGCTGCAGGTGTGCGAGGTGCTCGGCATCGATGTCCTTGAGGCGCTCGATGCGAAGATCGACCGGAATGAACGGAGGTTTCCGGTGGGGGAGGGGTCGTGA
- a CDS encoding cell division protein SepF — MNSHDVTDEQWEGLAQVVPLRGRDAWPSAVGHRAIPEAETEARRRFVVLRVSIFADAREVAETLMAGIPVLLDLTSAETDVAKRVLDFSTGVVFGLASGMHRVDRNVFLLTPPGTEVRGLMEGAGIPGV, encoded by the coding sequence GTGAACAGCCACGACGTCACCGATGAACAGTGGGAAGGACTCGCCCAGGTCGTACCGCTGCGTGGTCGCGACGCCTGGCCCTCGGCAGTCGGCCACCGGGCGATACCGGAGGCGGAGACAGAGGCGCGACGCCGTTTCGTGGTGCTCCGGGTCAGCATCTTCGCGGACGCCCGTGAGGTGGCCGAGACCCTGATGGCCGGTATCCCGGTCCTCCTCGACCTCACCAGCGCCGAGACGGACGTAGCCAAGCGCGTACTCGACTTCAGTACGGGTGTCGTCTTCGGCCTCGCGAGCGGGATGCACCGGGTCGACCGGAACGTCTTCCTGCTCACACCGCCCGGAACCGAGGTGCGGGGGCTGATGGAGGGGGCGGGGATTCCCGGGGTGTGA
- a CDS encoding ATP-binding protein, producing the protein MTVSPLGSRAKAEARPDRPSVVELRLTAFAAHRRAGFPLGPLSLFAGPSGSGKSSALRAYEALARLGGGAELDEVFPDPVACVPERARPDAQRRRGFRIGCTADGPEGPVRLDVAVQAEPELRIVGERLTAGGLTLLETALRDPSRRSVQAAWHTAGSSPVTRAPLPDDRLGTPLLPLRVAGKTDGQRQVLAAAEQMVVALRSVFACDPLPRSMRTAVPLGAGRLLRGCGNLAEVLWRTRSECGRRHGLLVDAVRAGCAGPVRDLLAERQPGRIDGIDGTVRALLDRGDGLRTPLGRLGDGELRYLALSLVLLTGPGVLEVDTAGEVPAALQTLTVLADGFDRDLDVRQREGLVRLAARMCERGHIRLVGAVSDASWAAGVGGVTVVDLEP; encoded by the coding sequence ATGACCGTGTCACCTCTCGGGTCCCGCGCGAAGGCCGAGGCACGTCCGGACCGGCCGAGCGTCGTCGAACTGCGGCTCACCGCGTTCGCCGCGCACCGCCGCGCCGGTTTCCCGCTCGGACCGCTCAGCCTCTTCGCCGGCCCCAGCGGCAGCGGCAAATCCAGTGCCCTGCGGGCGTACGAGGCACTCGCCCGGCTCGGCGGCGGCGCCGAACTGGACGAGGTGTTCCCGGACCCGGTCGCGTGCGTGCCCGAGCGGGCCCGCCCCGACGCCCAGCGGCGGCGCGGCTTCCGCATCGGCTGCACGGCGGACGGCCCCGAGGGTCCCGTACGGCTCGACGTCGCAGTGCAGGCCGAGCCCGAACTGCGCATCGTGGGCGAGCGGTTGACGGCCGGCGGGCTGACCCTGCTGGAGACCGCCCTGCGCGACCCGAGCCGACGTTCCGTGCAGGCGGCCTGGCACACCGCGGGCTCCTCCCCGGTGACCCGGGCGCCACTGCCCGACGACCGTCTCGGCACGCCGCTCCTGCCGCTCCGCGTCGCCGGAAAGACGGACGGCCAGCGCCAGGTCCTCGCCGCCGCCGAGCAGATGGTGGTGGCCCTGCGGTCGGTCTTCGCCTGCGATCCACTGCCCCGTTCGATGCGCACGGCGGTGCCGCTCGGCGCGGGACGGCTGCTGCGCGGCTGCGGCAACCTCGCCGAAGTGCTGTGGCGTACGAGGTCGGAGTGCGGGCGCCGGCACGGGCTGCTGGTCGACGCGGTGCGCGCGGGATGTGCGGGACCGGTCCGTGACCTGTTGGCCGAGCGGCAGCCCGGCAGGATCGACGGGATCGACGGGACGGTCCGGGCGCTGCTGGACCGGGGCGACGGGCTGCGCACACCGCTCGGGCGGCTGGGGGACGGGGAGTTGAGGTACCTAGCGCTGTCCCTGGTGCTGCTCACCGGGCCGGGCGTGCTGGAGGTCGACACGGCGGGAGAGGTGCCCGCGGCACTGCAGACGCTCACCGTCCTCGCCGACGGCTTCGACCGCGATCTGGACGTACGGCAGCGGGAGGGGCTCGTACGGCTGGCGGCGCGGATGTGTGAGCGCGGGCACATCCGGCTGGTGGGAGCCGTGAGCGACGCGTCCTGGGCGGCGGGGGTGGGCGGGGTGACGGTGGTAGACCTTGAACCGTGA
- a CDS encoding 3' terminal RNA ribose 2'-O-methyltransferase Hen1, translating into MFLTISTTGTPERPATDLGFLLHKHPDKAQAFSTSYGKAHVVYPEASVERCTAALLLEVDAVALVRRGKGKGRGGAPDAALAQYVNDRPYAASSLLAVALSSVFSSAMKGTCQAKPDLPARPLPLRVEVPALPARGGADLVRALFEPLGWTVGAEPVALDTEFPEWGDSRYVSLVLEGEQRLADALRHLYVLLPVLDDAKHYWVSSDEVDKLLRAGEGWLPDHPEQKLITSRYLSRRWSLTRQAMERLELVRLAETDDSAVEEIDNAVDEQTDTEEKPVPLAVRRRDAIVAALKATDAARVLDLGCGQGQLVQELLKDTRFTEIVGVDVSMRALTIASRRLKLERMGERQSERVKLVQGSLAYTDKRLKGYDAAVLSEVIEHLDLPRLPALEYAVFGSARPRTVIVTTPNVEYNVRWETLPAGHVRHGDHRFEWTREEFRGWAGTVAERHGYDVEFVAVGSDDPEVGPPTQMAVFTVTTRDARTTGDAKTTQNTKEEKAA; encoded by the coding sequence GTGTTCCTGACGATCAGTACCACCGGCACTCCAGAGCGCCCCGCGACCGACCTCGGCTTCCTGCTGCACAAGCATCCCGACAAGGCGCAGGCGTTCTCCACCTCCTACGGCAAGGCGCATGTCGTCTACCCCGAGGCGAGCGTGGAGCGCTGCACGGCGGCGCTGTTGCTGGAGGTCGACGCGGTGGCGCTGGTCCGGCGCGGCAAGGGAAAGGGCCGCGGCGGAGCCCCGGACGCCGCCCTCGCGCAGTACGTCAACGACCGGCCGTACGCCGCCTCGTCCCTGCTCGCCGTGGCACTGAGCAGTGTGTTCTCCAGCGCGATGAAGGGCACCTGCCAGGCGAAGCCCGACCTGCCCGCGCGCCCGCTGCCCCTGCGCGTCGAGGTGCCCGCACTGCCGGCCCGCGGCGGCGCCGACCTCGTACGGGCGCTGTTCGAGCCGCTCGGCTGGACGGTGGGTGCCGAACCCGTGGCGCTGGACACCGAGTTCCCCGAGTGGGGCGACTCGCGGTACGTGAGCCTCGTACTGGAAGGTGAGCAGCGGCTCGCCGACGCGCTGCGGCATCTGTACGTCCTGCTGCCGGTGCTCGACGACGCCAAGCACTACTGGGTGTCGTCCGACGAGGTCGACAAGCTGCTGCGGGCCGGGGAGGGCTGGCTGCCCGACCACCCGGAACAGAAGCTGATCACCAGCCGCTATCTGTCACGCCGTTGGTCGCTGACCCGGCAGGCCATGGAGCGCCTCGAACTCGTACGGCTCGCCGAGACCGACGACAGCGCGGTCGAGGAGATCGACAACGCCGTCGACGAGCAGACGGACACGGAGGAGAAGCCGGTACCGCTCGCGGTGCGGCGGCGCGATGCGATCGTCGCCGCGCTGAAGGCCACCGACGCCGCGCGGGTCCTCGATCTGGGCTGCGGGCAGGGCCAGTTGGTGCAGGAGCTGCTCAAGGACACGCGGTTCACCGAGATCGTCGGGGTCGACGTCTCGATGCGGGCGCTCACCATCGCCTCGCGGCGGCTCAAGCTGGAGCGGATGGGCGAGCGGCAGTCCGAGCGCGTCAAGCTCGTCCAGGGTTCGCTCGCCTACACCGACAAGCGGCTCAAGGGGTACGACGCCGCCGTGCTGAGCGAGGTCATCGAGCACCTCGACCTGCCGCGGCTGCCCGCCCTGGAGTACGCGGTGTTCGGTTCGGCGCGCCCCAGGACCGTGATCGTGACGACGCCGAACGTCGAGTACAACGTCCGCTGGGAGACCCTCCCCGCCGGCCACGTGCGGCACGGCGACCACCGCTTCGAGTGGACGCGCGAGGAGTTCCGCGGCTGGGCGGGGACTGTGGCCGAACGGCACGGATACGACGTGGAGTTCGTGGCGGTCGGGTCCGACGACCCCGAGGTGGGGCCACCGACCCAGATGGCTGTTTTCACCGTGACCACGCGGGACGCGAGGACCACCGGCGACGCGAAGACCACTCAGAACACGAAGGAGGAGAAGGCCGCATGA
- a CDS encoding sensor histidine kinase yields the protein MSQVTEEERQSPGPPTRRPTGAVRRLRREAAESRAAIRATPRRTVVAEGLVCALAAAFGLIPLLLIPPDRPVLAVLEALWAALLVAARRGRPVAAVLGAFPLLAGANVWVLAVIPLIVLSATRRIAPPRRAWRVVGVACAALGGLTVAGGLFRWETLPLKLADNAVSAVLLLLLPALAGTMLGRRRPLVDLLRERNAYLEQTRTLTAAAARMEERTRIAREMHDLLGHRLSLISVHAGALELAAARQAPPLAGQVELLRTTAGTAMEELREILGVLRHADLSDETGGDRGTYEDITALVAQSRQTGGGPVELVWSVPDTVEVGARVRQAIHRVVREGLTNVLKHASGAPTLVEVKGTDAGIEVYVTNGAPRMPGDSQGGTSSGLAGLQERISLLGGTFGAGALPDGGFRVTAWLPSHTTNGPVSAPAEAGAAPLPHAPGPPSGDTWQPGSNSPLSAQTLTWPRALGAGCTAVLVVLPTAGFLIVLLVMAALG from the coding sequence ATGAGTCAAGTGACGGAAGAGGAACGGCAGTCGCCCGGACCGCCGACGCGCCGGCCGACCGGTGCGGTACGGCGGCTGCGCCGCGAGGCGGCCGAGAGCCGGGCCGCGATACGCGCCACTCCACGTCGCACGGTCGTCGCCGAGGGACTGGTGTGTGCCCTGGCGGCGGCCTTCGGACTGATCCCGTTGCTGCTGATACCGCCGGACCGGCCGGTCCTCGCGGTACTGGAGGCCTTGTGGGCGGCGCTGCTCGTCGCCGCGCGGCGCGGCCGGCCGGTCGCCGCGGTCCTGGGCGCCTTTCCGCTGCTGGCGGGTGCCAACGTTTGGGTGCTGGCGGTGATACCGCTGATCGTGCTGTCCGCCACCCGTCGTATCGCGCCGCCGCGGCGCGCGTGGCGGGTCGTCGGGGTGGCCTGCGCCGCGCTCGGCGGACTGACCGTCGCCGGGGGCCTGTTCCGGTGGGAGACCCTGCCGCTGAAGCTGGCGGATAACGCCGTCTCCGCCGTACTCCTCCTGCTGCTCCCCGCGCTGGCCGGCACCATGCTGGGCCGGCGACGGCCCCTGGTCGACCTGCTGCGGGAGCGCAACGCCTATCTGGAACAGACCCGTACGCTGACCGCCGCGGCGGCGCGGATGGAGGAACGGACCCGGATCGCGCGGGAGATGCACGACCTCCTCGGCCACCGGCTGAGCCTGATCTCGGTGCACGCCGGGGCGCTGGAACTCGCCGCCGCACGCCAGGCCCCTCCCCTGGCCGGACAGGTCGAGCTGCTGCGCACGACCGCGGGGACGGCCATGGAGGAGCTGCGCGAGATCCTCGGCGTCCTGCGGCACGCGGACCTGTCGGACGAGACCGGCGGCGACCGGGGAACGTACGAGGACATCACCGCTCTGGTGGCCCAGTCCCGGCAGACGGGTGGCGGCCCGGTCGAGCTGGTCTGGTCGGTTCCCGACACGGTCGAGGTGGGCGCCCGTGTCCGGCAGGCGATCCACCGGGTGGTCCGCGAAGGGCTGACGAACGTACTGAAACACGCGTCCGGCGCGCCCACCCTGGTGGAGGTCAAAGGCACCGACGCGGGCATCGAGGTGTACGTCACCAACGGGGCGCCGCGCATGCCGGGCGACTCCCAGGGGGGAACGAGCAGCGGGCTGGCCGGACTTCAGGAGCGGATCTCGTTGCTCGGCGGCACCTTCGGGGCGGGTGCCCTGCCGGACGGCGGCTTCCGCGTGACGGCATGGCTGCCGTCCCACACGACGAACGGGCCTGTGTCCGCGCCCGCGGAGGCCGGCGCCGCCCCCCTTCCGCATGCGCCCGGCCCTCCTTCCGGTGACACCTGGCAGCCGGGGTCCAACTCCCCGCTGTCGGCCCAGACCCTGACCTGGCCGCGTGCCCTCGGCGCCGGCTGCACGGCGGTGCTCGTGGTCCTGCCCACGGCGGGCTTCCTGATCGTCCTGCTGGTGATGGCGGCCCTAGGATGA
- a CDS encoding response regulator has protein sequence MIRVLVADDEALMRVGIRLILENADDIEVVAEAGDGLEAAAACRAQDIDVALLDIQMPTRDGIAAAEDITRLSPRTCVVMLTAFGEEASVTRALRAGASGFLLKDTGPAELIRAVQLAAKGEPVLAPRITRQLLERHVRSGRDTEAASRRTEELTPAERDVLRLLGTGLSNAEIADQLYMSAGTVKAHISRILTRTGCANRVQAAVLAHDAGLLTDR, from the coding sequence ATGATCCGAGTCCTGGTCGCCGACGACGAAGCACTGATGCGTGTCGGAATCCGGCTGATCCTGGAGAACGCCGACGACATCGAGGTCGTGGCCGAAGCGGGTGACGGCCTGGAGGCCGCGGCGGCCTGCCGCGCCCAGGACATCGACGTCGCCCTGCTCGACATCCAGATGCCGACCAGGGACGGTATCGCGGCCGCCGAGGACATCACCCGGCTCTCGCCCCGTACCTGTGTGGTGATGCTGACGGCGTTCGGCGAGGAAGCGAGCGTGACGCGGGCCCTGCGGGCCGGGGCGAGCGGATTCCTCCTCAAGGACACGGGCCCCGCCGAACTGATCCGCGCCGTGCAGCTCGCCGCGAAGGGCGAACCGGTCCTGGCACCCCGCATCACACGCCAACTGCTCGAACGGCACGTGCGCTCCGGCCGTGACACCGAGGCCGCTTCGCGCAGGACCGAGGAACTGACCCCGGCCGAACGGGATGTCCTGCGGCTGCTCGGCACGGGCCTGTCCAACGCGGAGATCGCCGACCAGCTGTACATGAGCGCCGGCACGGTCAAGGCCCACATCAGCCGGATCCTGACCCGCACCGGCTGCGCCAACCGCGTCCAGGCGGCCGTCCTGGCCCATGACGCGGGGTTGCTCACCGACCGCTGA
- a CDS encoding LLM class F420-dependent oxidoreductase, with amino-acid sequence MDLRIFTEPQQGATYDTLLAVAKATEDLGFDAFFRSDHYLRMGSADGLPGPTDAWITLAGLARETKRIRLGTLMTAGTFRLPGVLAIQVAQVDQMSGGRVELGLGAGWFEEEHKAYGIPFPKEKFARLEEQLAIVTGLWETKVGETFSFDGTYYQLTDSPALPKPAQPKVPVLIGGHGATRTPRLAGRYADEFNMPFASIEDSERQFGRVRAAAEAIGRKGTDLVYSNALVACVGKDDAEVARRAAAIGREVEELKANGLAGTPDEVVERIGRYAEIGSQRVYLQILDLDDLDHLDLISSQVQSQLQ; translated from the coding sequence ATGGATCTTCGAATCTTCACCGAGCCCCAGCAGGGCGCCACCTACGACACCCTTCTCGCTGTTGCCAAGGCCACCGAAGACCTCGGCTTCGACGCCTTCTTCCGCTCCGACCACTACCTCCGCATGGGTTCCGCGGACGGCCTCCCGGGCCCCACGGACGCCTGGATCACCCTCGCCGGACTGGCCCGCGAGACCAAGCGCATCCGCCTCGGCACGCTGATGACCGCCGGTACGTTCCGCCTGCCCGGCGTCCTGGCGATCCAGGTCGCCCAGGTCGACCAGATGTCCGGCGGCCGCGTCGAACTGGGCCTGGGCGCGGGCTGGTTCGAGGAGGAGCACAAGGCGTACGGCATCCCCTTCCCGAAGGAGAAGTTCGCCCGTCTCGAGGAGCAGCTGGCGATCGTCACCGGGCTGTGGGAGACGAAGGTCGGCGAGACCTTCAGCTTCGACGGCACCTACTACCAGCTCACCGACTCGCCCGCGCTGCCCAAGCCGGCACAGCCCAAGGTGCCGGTGCTCATCGGCGGCCACGGCGCCACCCGTACCCCGCGCCTCGCGGGCCGTTACGCCGACGAGTTCAACATGCCGTTCGCGTCGATCGAGGACAGTGAGCGCCAGTTCGGCCGGGTGCGGGCGGCGGCGGAGGCGATCGGCCGCAAGGGCACCGACCTCGTCTACTCCAACGCCCTCGTCGCCTGCGTCGGCAAGGACGACGCGGAGGTCGCCCGCCGCGCCGCCGCGATCGGCCGCGAGGTCGAGGAGCTGAAGGCGAACGGGCTGGCCGGCACCCCGGACGAGGTCGTCGAAAGGATCGGCCGGTACGCGGAGATCGGCTCCCAGCGGGTCTATCTCCAGATCCTCGACCTCGACGATCTGGACCACCTGGACCTGATCTCCTCCCAGGTGCAGTCCCAGTTGCAGTAG
- a CDS encoding DUF6099 family protein: MDAVRLIGASRCALMGSADAPGIMAEAWQAQALAQAIGSRLAVSGPPELRGEALGLTELAGRGCGVLDAPVLDVGRLRAAQLTELGDARLALLDLGGLLGEVGIALVGIACAANDEGTYWQCMEAIDAADESRDRVLEMLRRLAARDQGATAG, translated from the coding sequence ATGGACGCGGTGCGGCTCATCGGCGCGAGCAGATGTGCCCTGATGGGGAGCGCGGACGCTCCCGGGATCATGGCGGAGGCCTGGCAGGCGCAGGCCCTCGCCCAGGCGATAGGCAGTCGGCTGGCGGTGTCGGGGCCGCCCGAATTACGGGGCGAGGCGCTGGGGTTGACCGAGTTGGCGGGGCGGGGGTGCGGGGTGCTGGACGCGCCGGTGCTCGACGTGGGAAGGCTGCGGGCCGCCCAGCTCACCGAGCTCGGCGATGCGCGCCTCGCTCTTCTCGACCTCGGCGGGCTGCTCGGCGAGGTCGGCATCGCCCTCGTCGGGATAGCCTGCGCGGCCAACGACGAGGGGACGTACTGGCAGTGCATGGAAGCGATCGACGCGGCGGACGAGTCCCGGGACCGGGTACTGGAGATGCTCCGAAGACTCGCGGCACGGGACCAGGGGGCGACGGCGGGGTAG